The Spirochaetales bacterium DNA segment GTAGCTACGCGTATAACGGGAGGTGGTATACGTTCGATCACGTCCTTCTCACGCGTGGATTATGCGATGGGGACGGCCTCGATTACCGTACCGGAAGCTTTTCCGTTGTGAAGCATTCTTTTCTTGTGGATAAGCATACCGGTTTCCCGATAAAATGGGATACCTCCCGGAAAAAGGGATATTCGGACCATCTCCCTCTCCTGATAAAAGTGGGGGTAGCCGGAAACAATGAATAACGGGAGGGGGTGGATTACGCGACTTTCCCGGTCACAGGTAGATTTCGCATTTTTTGAGGAAATATTCGATTTCCTTCATATACTTTCCCATGATATCATTGCAGATCGATATTTTCTGGACGGGCGAACAATAGGCGAGAAGGGACTGGTGTGCTTCGATAATCTCGAGCCATATATCGGGGTCGGAGACGAGACCGAGTTTCCTCATATTCGCGATACACTCTTCTTCGCTGTTCGAAATGGCTCCGAATTCCGAGACCTCGACGATCTTGAAAAAAATATGAACGACGATCTCGATCGCCCGTCCGAACCGGGAGAGAAAGATGCCGTACGAAGCAAACTCGGAATCGGAGTAGTCCTTTTCTTCCGCGAGTGGAGGGAGCGTCTCTTTCCCCGAGAAAAGCGGTTCGACCGCTTTTTTTACCTTTTCAAAATTCGATACAAGCAGATCCTTTTGCTTTTCCATATTCATTTACCATTCAAATGCGAAGTCCGCTTGCCCGCAATCGGACGATGTTCGACTCTACCATTGAACGGATGAAATGGCAACGACGGTGATTGAAAAAGGTGTAAAAATCGAATGTCACGGAGGAGCTTATTTTTCCCTTTTGATAACCGGCGGCCGCCACTTTGTGATTTTTTTCTTATGAATGTTTTCTTGCGTACCCAGGCCCGATTCTTTTTGTTCCGCCTCCGTTCGCGATTTCTCCTCACGAGATGGGGTTTCAAGAAGGTTGAGCAGTCCGAGATACCGGTCATACAACTCCGCCGTGAGAGGCGAGGTGCAGGAGGTATCCGCTATAATATATTGATTTCCGCAGGCCGCATCCGCTATTTCGGTTGCGGCCTCGATGTACTGTCTTTCGGCCCCGCGTTCCTTTCCGCCAAAAACAAGCTGTGTATAGTCGATCCTGTTTTTCTTGAAAAGACCTATGTAATGAAAGGTATCCGCCCGGTCGTCCGGTAATCCGTCGGTAAAAAGAATGATTTTGTTACAGATATCCCTGTCCTTGTGGTGGAGTACTTTTTTAATGAAGGACGCATAACGGCGTTCTTTTTGAGGTATTTCCCTGCCTGAAAGCGGATAGAAAAGCGGTTTGCATTCATCCGAAAATGCGTAAAGACGTAATTCGGTTCCTTTGAGAAGGGGGACGAGACGTGTATGGAGAAACCGTAAAGCGGCGTTGACCGCATCCCAGTTTTCCTTTTCTTTCACGCCCCCCGAATAATCCACGACACAGTGAAGCAGTACCTTTCTGTCCCGCGGCAGGGAAAAAGGAAGAGATGTTCCGCGAGAGAGAAGGTGTCCCAGTGATACAACGGTATCCGGATTTTTGAACAATGAAGGAACAAGCGTCGACGAGCCGGGAGTAAACGGCAGGGTGAATGAGTTGTATCTGTCTTTTATACAGGCCGCCGGGTTCACGCATTCCGTTTCGGAAAGCGGTTTGTCGAGGGGATCGGTAAGGGAGGCTTTTTCAAAGACGATTTTTTTTTCAGAGAAATAGGAGGAGCGGACCGCATTGAGTTTTTGAACGAACTCCTCCCCGTCTCTGATCCGGCGGGATATGGTGACGGGCCTGATACCGGGGTAAACCCGCGCGACCAGAATATCACGTTCATAGAGGAAACGGTACCGGTCTTTGAGTTCTTCGATAAGCCCCGCCGTGAGAACGGGAAAGCCCCTGAGTTCATAGGGAACCGTGTCATTGATGAGGATGCCCCCCAGAAAGATCATCCCCGGTTCTATCTCACGCCATTTGATTTTTTCTATCTTTTTGATTCCTTCAATAGTAAAGAACATACATCAAGTCTAAAGGCAATATGAAAAGATTTCAAGAAGGCGTATCTTCGTTCGAGAGTTTTTACCGGCAATACTGTTGACAAAAACTTTAGAACGATTAATATAGCCTGTAATCGGGAAAAATTGTAACTTTTCCCGCCATGTGTGGTTTATAAAAAAAACATAGTCATCGTTATTTTAATGACATCGAAAATAATGCCCGTTTGTATCTTCCGGAAAGGAAACGGGTATGGAGAGGTCGGTACGGCCTTCACCGTAACGCGTACCGGACTCTTATGCGACTCGATATGACAGAAAGGGGATAAGCAATGGCTTTAGATGTGAAAAAGATCGGGGAAAAGGTTGAAAAGGAAAGCGGTACACTTACGAATATCAGAAAAGAAATACAGGGAGTCATTATCGGACAGGAATATCTTGTCGAACGCCTTCTGATCGGGCTGTTGTGCAACAGCCATATCCTTATCGAGGGAGTACCCGGTCTGGCAAAAACGCTTTCCGTCACCACGCTCGCGAAAACGATCGACGCCTCATTTAAGCGTATTCAATTCACCCCCGACCTCCTGCCGGCAGACCTAGTGGGGACACTCATCTACCATCCGAAAACGGGAGAGTTTACCACCAAAAAAGGTCCTATTTTTTCGAATATCATCCTTGCCGATGAAATCAACCGGGCACCTGCCAAGGTGCAAAGCGCCCTCCTCGAGGCGATGCAGGAGCGCCAGGTAACGATCGGAGACGAAACACACAGGCTCGACGATCCCTTTATGGTCCTGGCTACCCAGAATCCGATCGAACAGGAAGGGACCTACCCGCTCCCCGAAGCCCAGGTCGACAGGTTTATGCTCAAACTCAAAGTCACGTATCCCTCGCGGGCCGAGGAACTCCAGATATTGCGCCGTATGGCGGTGAGTTCGGTGAATATCGATGTAAAGCCGGTCCTAAAGCCAAAGGATATTATCCGGCTGAGGGGACTCGCGGACGAGATCTATATGGATGAGAAGATCGAGGAATATATCGTCGATATCGTCCAGGCGACCAGGACGCCTTCGACCTTCAATCTCGATATCGAGGACCTGATCCAGTACGGGGCGTCCCCGCGTGCGACCATTTATCTTACCGTCGCCTCGAAGGCCCACGCGCTTGTCGAGGGACGCAGTTATGTCACGCCGCAGGATGTCAAATCCATCGGCATGGATGTGCTCAGACATCGGGTCATCGTGAGTTACGAGGCGGAAGCGGAGGAAAAAACGCCCGAGGATATAATACAGCAGATATTTGATACAGTCGAAGTGCCATGATATCGAAAGAACTATCGCGTAAAATAAGGTATATACAGATCTATACCACAAAGGCGGTCAATAATGTATTCGCCGGCGAGTACGAAAGTGCGTTCAAGGGACAGGGGATGGAGTTCGAGGATGTCCGTGAGTACCAGCCGGGCGACGAGGTGAGAAGCATCGACTGGAACGTGACCGCGCGAATGGGAAGACCTTTTATCAAACGGTTTGTCGAAGAGCGCGAACTCACCGTTATTTTTCTCGTCGACCTTTCCGCTTCCGGCTCGTTCGGAAGTGTCAGGAAATCGAAGAATGAAATCGCGGCCGAACTATGCGCACTCCTGTCCTTCGCGGCAATAAAAAACAATGACAAGGTCGGACTCATTGTCTTTACCGATGTGGTTGAAATGTTCATTCCGCCAAAAAAAGGAAATACCCATGTCCTTCGTCTCATACGCGAGCTTCTCATGTTCAGGCCGGGAAAGGTCGATACCGATATCCGTGAAGGACTCAATTATCTGGGCCGGGTGACGAGAAAGCGGGCGGTCGTCTTTCTGGTTTCCGACTTTCTGGAAACGGGATTTGAAAGGCAGATGCGGATCATGGCCAACCGCCACGATTTGATCGCGGTATCGATTACCGATCCCCGTGAAGTAAACATGCCGAATGTGGGGTTGCTCGAGCTGGAAGACGCTGAGACCGGTGAGATTATCACCATCGATACGGGTGATCCGGCGGTAAGAAGGATGTACGAACGCCGGGGAAGGGAACGGGAAGATCTTCTGAAAAAGCTTTTCCATTCCACGGGCGTCGATCATATCGATATACGGACGGACCGGGATTATTTGCAGAAAATCATGCGGTTTTTCCTCGAACGGGAAAAACGGCCTTAAGAAATCCAGGAGTAACAGATGAGTGATAAAAAACTTGATTTCAGTCTTCCGGAAACAAAACAAAAGAATTCCGCCGCACAGCTTGTTATGCTGATCCTGCTCGCGGGTATTCTCGTTGTCGGGACCCTCAATCTCGTCTTCGTCTTTTTCCCTCCGGCAGGAGGAAAGGCGGCGGACGCTTCGAACCGGCTTTCCGCAGGGAAACAGAAGGAACTTGCCCTCAAACTCCAGAAGAGGGGACTCCATGAAGCGGCCGCCGCCGCATGGGAGGATTATCTCGCGAAAGCGGCGATACCGGACCCCGAACGGGCGTCGATCTGGTATACGATAGGAAAAATCCGGCAGGAAGCGGGGGATTACGAAGGGGCCTTAACCGGTTATTATATGTCCGAAGCCGTTTTCCAGGTGGAGGAACTGATACCGGAGATCGGGAGGAGGGTACAGGAATGTATCGAAGCGCTCGGTAAGTTTGCGGCACTCAGGCGGGAACTTTCGGAACGGGTGGGTATGGAAGAATCGGTTTCCGGCGATCACGTTGTCGCCGAGATAGGACCTGAAAAGATCACCAAAGCGGATCTGGACGGCAAGATCGAACAGTATGTGGGGCTGTTGATCTCCCAATATGCCGCATTTATGGAACCGGATGCTTTGAACAAGCAGAAAGAGGAGTTGTTCAAGCAGTTTTCGGGAAAAGACGGCCGGGAACGGATGCTCAATCAATATATTATCGAAGAGATTCTCTACAGAAAGGCGAGGGAGGAACAACTCGCGGAAAAACCGGAGGTGCGTTCGCTTCTCAAGCAGACTGAAAAACAGCTTTTGGCGCAGCAGCTTCTCGCCAAAAGGATCGCCGAACGGATCAACATTACCGAATCGGACCTTAAATCCTATTATGAGGGGAATAAAGGAAAATATATCCAGGACGGCAAACAGAAAAATTACGAGGAGGTAAAATCCGAGGTTTACCGGGATCTACGCGGTGATAAGGAACGGGAAGTTCAGGAAAATTTTCTCGAAGAACTGCGGCAGCAGTATAATGTTGTCGTCTATCCATCTCGTTTGACGGGGGAGACGGGTGGTGAAGATCGGGAATAATCATTCGATATCGTTGCCGGCGCGGCTTTTTTCCGTACTACTCCTCGTTGTTTTCTCCTGCGGTCCCGCTGAAAAGAAATGGGACGAGGCGGCGGTTTTCGAGATCGAAAAAAAATATGAAAGGGGTCCCCTTACCCTGCTTTTAAAAATAGATAAAAAGGAAATCACGATCGCGGATCGAATCACATTTGTTCTGGATGCGACGATCGGGAAGGAGTACCATATACAATTCCCGGAGTTCGGCGAAAATCTCGAACAGTTCAGCATCGTCGATTTCAGGAATCCCGCCCCGAAACTTGTCGACGACCTGCATATTCGCAAGACCGTTACCTACGAACTCGAACCCTTTCTCTCCGGCGAATACACCATTCCGGCCATGACCGTGAAATTCTGGACTGATGAAGAAGATCCGGACGATCCGCACATTCTGCAAACGGAAGCAGAGACGATAACGGTCACATCGATTCTCACGGAAGAGGGAAAGCTTGAAGTGAAGGACGTCACCGGGCCGGTCAGTCCGCCTCCGCCGGATCTCGGCTGGCTTTTTACCCTGATCGGCGGTATCATCCTCGGTGGTGCGGGGATCGCGGGCGGCCTCGTATGGTTTTTTCACTCGAGGAAGGCTGACAACCCGATTATCACGATTCCGGCGCATGAGGCGGCATTCAGGGAGTTGAAATCCCTTGTCGCGATGGGCCTCGTCGAAAAAGGAGCATACAGGGAGTTTTATTTTCGAATCAGCAATATCCTGAGGCACTATCTCGAAAACCGCTTCCACCTCCATGCGCCGGAGCAGACGACGGAAGAGTTTCTCCACGATATAAAACAAAGGGAATTACTTTCCGCCGAACAAAAGAAGCGGCTGTCTGCGTTTCTCACGCACTGCGACCTTGTCAAGTTCGCGACACATCTTCCGACGAATGAAGAGGTCCAGTCGACATTCGATTGCTGCAAGGATTTTATTACGACGACCCGTGACGATAATGCCAGGATTGAAGAGAGGACATCGACGGTTAAAACGGCGGATACGAACGCCGAAACCAAAGCTCCCCCTCACTCCGGCGGTACCATCGGCGAGATGTCCGATGATGCTGTCGCCGACACTTCCGACGGCAAAGCCGTCGATACTTCCAAACATACCACCATCGATTCTTCCCGGCATACGATGGAACGGAAGGAGGGAAAATAAATGCTTCACTTCGATGCTCCGCTGGCATTCCTTCTCCTTCTTATTTTCCCTTTTCTCATCTACATGCATTTTCGAGGGAAAAAGAAAACGGGAATCCGTTTTTCTTCGACGCAACACGCCGCCCGGGTTCCCGTTTCGCTCCGGCAGCGTCTATCCGTCATACCGTTCGTTTTAAGGCTTCTTGCCCTTCTCCTGTTTATAATCGCGATCGCCCGTCCGCAGGAGGGGAAGGAGATGGTCCGGGACATGAGCAGGGGTGTGGCGATCGAGATGGTCCTCGACCGGTCGAGCAGCATGACACTCATGAAGGATATCGGGAATAAAACATATACCCGGCTCGATATCGTAAAAGAAGCTTTCGAGGAGTTTGTCGGGGGCAGCGGGAACGGTCCTTCCGGCGGGTCACTTGCCGGAAGGCCGCAGGACCTGATCGGAATGATCGCGTTCGCCCGTTATGCGGACACGATGTGCCCGCTTACCCTTTCCCACGGCGCGCTGCTCCGTTTCAGTGAAAGCGTCAAAACCGTGGTTCCAGGCGGTCCGGAAGACGGGACCTCGATCGGGGACGCGGTCGCCCTCGCCGCTGCGCGGCTCAAGACGGCGGAGGCGTCCCTTGCCGAACAACTGGAAAATGACGAGTCGGACTACGAGATTAAAAGCAAGGTGATCATTCTTCTGACCGACGGCGAGGATACGGGCATCGGGAAGCGCACCCCCCTCGAAGCGGCGGAACTCGCTGCGGAATGGGGAATTAAGATTTACACGATCGGATTGAGTGGAAGAGACTGGTATGCGATCCAGGAAGATTTTTTCGGCAGGCGGAGGGTGCCCGTTCCCTCGCGAGTCGACACCTCGATTCTGAAGAAAATGGCGGACGAAACGGGCGGGATCTTCCGCATCGCCGAAGACCTCAATTCACTCAAGGACATCTACGGGGAGATCGATTCTCTCGAAAAAAGTGAAATCGAGTCGATCCGTTTCCTCGATTACAGGGAGCTTTTCGTTCCATTCGCCCTGATCGCCTTGATATTGTTGATCGCTGAAGCGGCGCTTTCGGCCACCATATGGAGGCGAATACCATGAACGGGATATTTTTCAGCAATGTCGGGGCATTCTTTCTCTTGTGGGTTCTCCCCCTCATCGTCTTTTTCCATATGTATGCCGGGTATCAACGGAAAAAAAGTCTCATGAGGTTCGCCGACGAACAGATGCTCGCTCGCATCAATGTCAGCGTGCAGCCCGGAAGGCGAAAGGTGAAACTCGTCCTCCTGCTTGCCGCGTTCTCGTTCGTCGTCGTGGCAATGGCACGGCCGGGATGGAATCCCCAGCCGCGAAAGATACAGCGAATGGGGAGGGACGTCGTTTTTGTGATCGATGTCTCGAAGAGCATGCTCGCCGAAGATTTGGCGCCGAACAGACTCGAGCGGGCGAAACTCGCCGTTATCGATTGCGTCGAACGCCTCGAGGGCGACCGGGTGGCGCTCGTCGCCTTTGCCGGAACCGCCGCCGTCAAGTGTCCCCTCACCCTCGATTACGGATTTTTCCGGAACATGGTGGAGGATATATCTGTCTACAGCATCGCGCGGGGGGGGACCAATATCGGGGACGCGATCCGCGCGGTGATCGATAACGTGTTCGACGACAGGGAAAAGCGTTACAAGGACATCATCCTCATCACCGACGGAGAAGACCACGACAGTTACCCGGAAGATGCGGCAAAGGCTGCCGGCGAAAAGGGCATCCGCCTTCTCGCGTTCGGCCTGGGCGACGAGAACACGGGCCGCCGTATTCCGGTTACGGATGAAAACGGTAACAGGACGTTTCTGCGTTATACGGACAAAAACGGGGAGGAAGTGGAGGTCTGGTCCAAACTCGACGCCGATATGCTGAGGAAGATGGTGAACGCGACGCCGGGAGGGAAGTACCTGAATGTCGCGACGGGCACCTTCGACCTGGGAGAGATCTATCTGAACCTCGTCGCGAGCGCGGAAAAAAAGGAACTCGAATCTTCCACCATCACCCTCTATGAAGAACGCTTTCAGTTTTTCCTGCTGTTGGGTGTCGTCCTGCTGTGCGTCGAGGAACTCGTCGCCATACGAAGGGGGAGAAAAAAAGATGAAGCCGGATAAGGTATTTTGCATGCTGTTGGCGATACTGCCGTCTTTCCTTTTCGCGTCGGGAAGCGGAGAAAAGATCGCTTCGGGAAACAGGGCGCTCGCCGGGGGAGATTTCGCGAAGGCGCTTTCACTTTACGAGGAAGCGGCGGTCGCCGAGCCCGAGTCCCCGTATGTGTATTTCAACAAGGGGCTCGCCTATTACGGCCTCGGGGATTACGAAAAGGCCAGAGAGTCCTTTCTGGAATCGGCGGCAAAAACGCCGGATATTTCACTCGAAGCAAAGGCGTATTATAATCTGGGGAACTGCGATTTTTTCGATGCCGCCCGTTTTGTCGAAACCGATCTCGAGAAAGCGATCGAACTCTATCAAAGTGCGATCACCAATTACCGGCTCGCCCTCGAACGCAACGAAACCCTCACGGATGCAACGCAAAATATCGAGGTGACGAGGCTTATCGTGAAAGACCTGCTCGACAAACTCAAACAGCAGCAGGAACAACAGAAAGAGCAGCGCCAGAAGCAGGAGGAGATTGCAAAAAAAATCAAGGAACTGATCGATCGCGAGCAGAAAGAGATCGAACATACGGCGGCACTCAGGGACGAAAAGGCCGGAAAGGGAACTTCGCCGTCGCTTTCGAACAGCGTGAGAAAGGTAAAGGAGAATCAACAGCAAATACGGAAGGAAACGGTCGAAACCTCGGGGAAAATCGAGGCGTTGATGAATCAGGGGATGGGGCAGCAGGGTTCCCCCCTCGGGGCCGCAAAGGAACATGTGGATATGTCCGTCAATCATCAGCAGCTGGCGGAAAATCAGCTTACTTCGATGAATCTCGAGGGGGGGGTGGGGAGTGAAGAGGATGCGCGCGATGAACTCATCAAGGCCCTCGAAGCCCTCACGGGAGAACCGCAGGGGGGTGGTGAGAAACAGCAGGAAGAGCGGGAACGACAGGAAGGAGAGCGGCAAAAGCAGAGTGAGGAGGAAATGAAGGCGCAGGCTGAAAAAGCGGAGGATATTCTCGATGAAGAAGAGGAGAACAGGAAAAAAGTGCAGCAACAGGCAACCGGTTATCAGGCGCCGCCGAAGGATTGGTGATGATATGAAGAACGGGACGAATGTACCATTGAACGTATTCATCATAAGCGTGCTTTTGATTTTTCTGATGACGCCGGCAGCGGCGGCCGCGGATGATCTCGCAGCGGTCGCTTCCGTCGAGAAAAGCGATGTATTCCTGGGTGAGGATTTCATCTACCAGATTTCGGTCAAAGGGAGTAATTCCCCGGAGCAGCCGCAGCTTTCGGGTATTTCGGGATTCGATGTCTCATATCTGGGGGGCGCCGACCAGTCGAATTCGTTTACCATCATCATCAATGGTGAAAAAACGGTCAACGAAAGCAAGGCGTATATTTTTCAGTACCGGCTGACCCCGCGGCAGACGGGCACACTCACGATCCCGTCGGTGATGGTAAGGGCCGAGGGAAAGAACCTCGCGACCTCGCCGATCGTAATACGGGTGTCGAAGCCGGAAGAAGTCGCGGATTACAAGTTTCGTCTCCGGTTTTCGAAGACGAGCTGTTATATCGGTGACAGCATCACGGTCACGGCAGTATGGTATTTCGCGAAGAATGTTCAGGATCCGTCTTTCAATGTGCCGCTGTTCGAGGACAATCACTTCAGGGTCGTCACCCCGGAGATAAAGAGGGAACCGGGAAAGGAATATTTACAGCTTCGGGTCGGTAGCGAACAGGTCGTTACCGAATATTCCGAGAACGGATCGCTCGACGGAAGAAAATACAATACGATCACGTTTAAAAAAATACTTATCCCCAGGCTTCCGGGCAGGGTGACGGTGCCGCAGGCAAGCGTCACTTTTAACGGGGTATATGAATACAGACGGGTAAGGGACTTCTGGGGGACGAGGGAACAGCCCCTTTTCAGGCGTTTTTCCATACCGTCGAACACGGCAACACTTTCGCTGCTTCCATTGCCGGAAGCGACCAAACCGCTTTATTTCTCCGGTCTTGTCGGCACCTACTCACTGTCGGCCCGTGCCGCCCCCACCGACGTCCGCGTGGGCGATCCAATTACCGTCGCGCTTACCCTGAAAGGGGACGGGTATCTCGAAGAAGCCGATCTTCCGCCGCTTCACGAGATTCCGGAACTGGCGGGAGATTTCAAGATTCCGGAGGACATGTCTCCCGGTGAAATAAGGGACGGCGGAAAGGTGTTTACCCAGACATTCAGGGCAAAACACGAACATATAACCGCGATTCCCGAAATCTCGATTCCATTTTTCAATCCGAAATCGGGAAAGTATGATTATATGACGACAAAACCGATTCCAATTTCAGTCCGTCCGGCCGCGAATGAACTCACGGTGCTCGATTTGGAGGGGAGGGACCCCCTCGAACTCCAGCGGATTCTGGAGGTGTGGGAAGAGGGGATCGCCCATAACTACGAGGGTGATGATGTTCTCGGAACATCAATGGCCAACCTGATCGCCTTTATCGGCAATCCTTTCATCTTCCTCGTTATGGTACTCCCCTTTGCCGCTTATCTCGTCCTTCTTTTTATCTTCAGAATACGGCCGGTCCTTCTCGGCGACAGACAGACGTTGATGGTGAAAAACACCCTGATATCGCTTAAAAAGGCGGTGGAAGGGGTTCGCGCCGCCGGGACGCCGGATGCTTCGTTTGCAGAAAAAATCATGGAGTGCCTGAAGGCTTACCTTGCGGCAAAGACGGGTCACAAAGCCGCCTCACTTACCTATAACGATATCGTCGAACCGCTTCTGCGGCACGGGGTATCCGGAAAGGCAATGGAAACCCTGAAAAAGGTGTTCGATGCGTGTGAAGCGAGTCATTATGCCGGCGGCGCTTTCCTCCCCGAAGATATCAAACAGCTTGCCGACCAGACTGAAGCGAGTGCGGAGGAAATCGAAAGGAGTTACGCATGAGACTGTCCGGAATAATGAAAGCCGTCTCTACGATCGCCGCCCTTTTCATCTGCTCTCTCTTTCACGTTACAGCAGCTACACTCGGAGAAGAACAGATCGAATCCCTTTTTAAGGAAGGAAACGAGCTTTTTCGCCAGGCGATCGAATTTTCATCGAAATCACCCTGGCAGTCGAAAGAACTGTTTATCAAGGCGGCCCTTCACTATGAGCGGATTGTCGAAGAAGGCGGAATACGGAATGGAAAGCTTTATTACAATATCGGAAACGCCTATTTCCGGTCCGGAGATATCGGGAGGGCGATTCTGGCATATGTGCGGGCAGCCAGGTTTATCCCGCAGGATCCGAATCTTGCCCGGAATCTCGCCTACGCACGGTCAAAACGTATCGATAAGATCCCGGAAAAACAGCAAACCGTGATATTCAGAACCGTTTTTTTCTGGCATTATGATTTTTCTCCGGGCGCGCGGTTTACCGTTTTCCTTGTCTGTTTTGTCACGATCTGGATATTGGCCGGCCTGCTATTTTTCTTCAAACATCCGTTTGTCAAGTGGGGCATCATTTCCGCCGCCGTTATCGCCGTCCTGTTTTTAGGCTCCCTGGTGATCGACATGACCGCCGCTTCGAATAACAAACCCGGGGTCGTCCTCTCACAGCAGGTGACGGCGCGAAAAGGGGACAGCGAGGCGTATGAACCGGGCTTTCAGGAACCCCTTCACGCCGGGACCGAGTTCAATCTCATCGAAGAGCGTCGCGGGTGGTACAATATCGAACTCGATGACGGAAGAACCTGCTGGATTCCGGCGGAAGACGCGGGCCTCGCATTTCCCGACTGAACGGCTTTGGCGGTTTTATCTCGAAAAGCCGCCGGTGAAAATATCAGGCTGCCATACATTTTTATCTTTTCAAATGAAAAAATTTTTACTATAGTTTATTCAGGGGAAGGGATGTTTTCGATTGACAGAAGCAAACGATTCCCGGAGAGGGTCATCTTCCCGGGGGAGGACTGTTGTTATGAATCCCGCAAACACTCAAGGGGGAGGAGATGAATGAAAAAAGAAAATTCGACAGGTATCTGTTGGTCACCGATGTCGAACAGCATAAAATGCAGTCGAAAGAACGTTCGCGCGGAAAGACGAAAAATATCAGCAGTGGGGGCATTTGCATAACAACGGAAGATGCGCCGTTGGGTCACGGCGAACTCTATCTCCTTCGGTTTACGCTGCCGGAATCCGGAAATTTTATAGTCGAAGTGAAGGCAAAGGTCGTCTACAACCGTCATTATTTTTCGGGGTCACACAATCTCTACGATAACGGCCTCCAGTTTGTCGATATAAAAAAGGAACTGCTTGAACAGATCGATGAATATAAAATCGGAAGTGTGTTCGAGGGATGAGGGCGGATGAAATGAAACCACCTCCCGTGTCAGTCGTCGATGCCGGACGTTATGATCCGCTTGTCATTGGGCCGGCAATACAAAAGGCCCTTGATGCTCTCGATATCAGGATTCCAAATCACAGCACGGTTCTCATCAAACCCAATATAATGGCCCAGAACAGACCCGGGCAGCATACCGTCACTCATTATACGATTATCGACGCCCTGTGCCGGATGTGCGCCGATAACGGCTGTACCATACAGATAGGAGAATCGATCGGTTTTTTCCAGAAAAAACTGACTCGAAAAGGATTTCTCACCTCACACATCCGTAGTGTTGCCGAGCGGTATGGGGCCGAGCTTGTTCCTTTTGATGAGGAGCCCTTGAAAAAGATATCGATCAAGGGAATCGCGAACAATCTTGCT contains these protein-coding regions:
- a CDS encoding DUF58 domain-containing protein is translated as MISKELSRKIRYIQIYTTKAVNNVFAGEYESAFKGQGMEFEDVREYQPGDEVRSIDWNVTARMGRPFIKRFVEERELTVIFLVDLSASGSFGSVRKSKNEIAAELCALLSFAAIKNNDKVGLIVFTDVVEMFIPPKKGNTHVLRLIRELLMFRPGKVDTDIREGLNYLGRVTRKRAVVFLVSDFLETGFERQMRIMANRHDLIAVSITDPREVNMPNVGLLELEDAETGEIITIDTGDPAVRRMYERRGREREDLLKKLFHSTGVDHIDIRTDRDYLQKIMRFFLEREKRP
- a CDS encoding VWA domain-containing protein; the protein is MFFTIEGIKKIEKIKWREIEPGMIFLGGILINDTVPYELRGFPVLTAGLIEELKDRYRFLYERDILVARVYPGIRPVTISRRIRDGEEFVQKLNAVRSSYFSEKKIVFEKASLTDPLDKPLSETECVNPAACIKDRYNSFTLPFTPGSSTLVPSLFKNPDTVVSLGHLLSRGTSLPFSLPRDRKVLLHCVVDYSGGVKEKENWDAVNAALRFLHTRLVPLLKGTELRLYAFSDECKPLFYPLSGREIPQKERRYASFIKKVLHHKDRDICNKIILFTDGLPDDRADTFHYIGLFKKNRIDYTQLVFGGKERGAERQYIEAATEIADAACGNQYIIADTSCTSPLTAELYDRYLGLLNLLETPSREEKSRTEAEQKESGLGTQENIHKKKITKWRPPVIKREK
- a CDS encoding AAA family ATPase encodes the protein MALDVKKIGEKVEKESGTLTNIRKEIQGVIIGQEYLVERLLIGLLCNSHILIEGVPGLAKTLSVTTLAKTIDASFKRIQFTPDLLPADLVGTLIYHPKTGEFTTKKGPIFSNIILADEINRAPAKVQSALLEAMQERQVTIGDETHRLDDPFMVLATQNPIEQEGTYPLPEAQVDRFMLKLKVTYPSRAEELQILRRMAVSSVNIDVKPVLKPKDIIRLRGLADEIYMDEKIEEYIVDIVQATRTPSTFNLDIEDLIQYGASPRATIYLTVASKAHALVEGRSYVTPQDVKSIGMDVLRHRVIVSYEAEAEEKTPEDIIQQIFDTVEVP
- a CDS encoding VWA domain-containing protein, translated to MLHFDAPLAFLLLLIFPFLIYMHFRGKKKTGIRFSSTQHAARVPVSLRQRLSVIPFVLRLLALLLFIIAIARPQEGKEMVRDMSRGVAIEMVLDRSSSMTLMKDIGNKTYTRLDIVKEAFEEFVGGSGNGPSGGSLAGRPQDLIGMIAFARYADTMCPLTLSHGALLRFSESVKTVVPGGPEDGTSIGDAVALAAARLKTAEASLAEQLENDESDYEIKSKVIILLTDGEDTGIGKRTPLEAAELAAEWGIKIYTIGLSGRDWYAIQEDFFGRRRVPVPSRVDTSILKKMADETGGIFRIAEDLNSLKDIYGEIDSLEKSEIESIRFLDYRELFVPFALIALILLIAEAALSATIWRRIP
- a CDS encoding VWA domain-containing protein, encoding MNGIFFSNVGAFFLLWVLPLIVFFHMYAGYQRKKSLMRFADEQMLARINVSVQPGRRKVKLVLLLAAFSFVVVAMARPGWNPQPRKIQRMGRDVVFVIDVSKSMLAEDLAPNRLERAKLAVIDCVERLEGDRVALVAFAGTAAVKCPLTLDYGFFRNMVEDISVYSIARGGTNIGDAIRAVIDNVFDDREKRYKDIILITDGEDHDSYPEDAAKAAGEKGIRLLAFGLGDENTGRRIPVTDENGNRTFLRYTDKNGEEVEVWSKLDADMLRKMVNATPGGKYLNVATGTFDLGEIYLNLVASAEKKELESSTITLYEERFQFFLLLGVVLLCVEELVAIRRGRKKDEAG
- a CDS encoding tetratricopeptide repeat protein encodes the protein MKPDKVFCMLLAILPSFLFASGSGEKIASGNRALAGGDFAKALSLYEEAAVAEPESPYVYFNKGLAYYGLGDYEKARESFLESAAKTPDISLEAKAYYNLGNCDFFDAARFVETDLEKAIELYQSAITNYRLALERNETLTDATQNIEVTRLIVKDLLDKLKQQQEQQKEQRQKQEEIAKKIKELIDREQKEIEHTAALRDEKAGKGTSPSLSNSVRKVKENQQQIRKETVETSGKIEALMNQGMGQQGSPLGAAKEHVDMSVNHQQLAENQLTSMNLEGGVGSEEDARDELIKALEALTGEPQGGGEKQQEERERQEGERQKQSEEEMKAQAEKAEDILDEEEENRKKVQQQATGYQAPPKDW